The sequence below is a genomic window from Brevibacillus laterosporus.
CAGGATACAACTCTTCTTTCAATTGAATAAGTAGCTCACTTAAGTCGATTTGTTTCTTTTCAATTGGTAACATGCCATAATTCATCCTAGTTAATTCGAATAATTCATCAATTAACCTTTCTAAGCGTTGAGATTTGGTAAAGGCAATCGTTAAATAATGCCTGATCTGATTTTCAGTCAAGCTATCATCCTTAAGGATTAAATCTAAATAACCTAAAACAGAGGTAAGAGGTGTGCGCAAATCATGAGCCAAATTTACTACTAACTGCTCTTTACTACTTTCCGAAAAGTCACCCCTTTCTATGGCTTGTTCCAATTTTTCACTTGCCAGATTAATGCCTTGTGCAATATCACTAAATTCATCATTTGACAATATTTGAACTCGATGCTTAAAGTCACCCTGAGCGAGATAATGAATTCCTTTTGAAATCTCATTGAAATAGGCAGAATAGGGTTTTGTAAGTAAAAAGAAAAATAATATCGAAAGCGTGATAAATAACAGTAAAAAGACGTTAAGGTCTCCAATATTTTGTATGATTTTGCGAAAATAAGCTAGTGTATCTCCATAACTAACATTTGTATAATAATACAATTGGAGTACTTTAAAGAGTAGGTATGTTATGGCGCTAGACAACAACATGCTTAAACCTAACAATATTATCATTTTTGAACGAAAGCCTCGTAGTATTTTACCCATTGAATTTATAACCTACCCCCCATACAGTTTTTATCAATTTGTTTTTTCGTTTATCCTCTTCAAGTTTTTTCCGCAAAGTACGAATATGAACCATAACGGTATTCCCACCTTCATAGTATGCATCCCCCCATACCTTCTGAAAAATATCTTCTGCACTATAAACTTTATTTGGATTACTGGCTAATAAATATAAAATTTCAAACTCTTTAGGTGTTAACTCAATATTCTTACCATATAGAGTAACTGTACGTTGTTCAGGAGAAATCGTTAATCCTCCAAATGCCAAGTTTGAGTTCTGTTTGGTTTTAGGTTGATTCAACTTCATAAAGCGTCGCAGCTGTGCATTTACCCGAGCTACCAATTCAATAGGTATAAATGGTTTCGTCATATAATCGTCTGCTCCAATCACGAGTCCCTGCACTTTATCAAAATCAGACGTTTTAGCGCTCAAAAAAATAATGGGCATATTATGTTTTTCGCGAATGCGACGTGTAACTTCATATCCATCCATTTTCGGCATCATAATATCCAAAATCAGTAAATCAATTGGTTGAGTCTGGATAACATCAATGGTTTCTTGCCCATCCGATACCTTAATGACACGATACCCTTCTTTCTCTAAATGTATAGCAACCAAATCAGCAATTTCAACATCATCATCAGCTATTAATATTGTTATATTTTTCATTTATTCCACTCCTAGACAAAGTTATCATTAATCGTCAATAAGTCATACGAAGTTGTATCATAAAAAAACATCAGTTTTTGATAGTTAGTTCCGCAAAGTTAGTTTAACAGTGTGAAGTTAGTTGAATAATTTAGAGTTTTTATTTATATTGTTTCCTTTTCTTCTTTAAAAATATTGCCCATTAGCGGAATACAGAATGGCTAATTATTCACTTCTGATAATTTCCTGTATAATGAAGCCCTAGATACATTAGTAATTTCACAAATTTGATTTACAGTCATATTTCCTTCTTTATATAGCTTTACCGCATAATTCATTCCTGCGTGATTTTTATGATACTTCTTTAATCGACCTTTAAACTTTCCTTCTTTCTTAGCCAATTCAATCCCTTCACGTTGTCGCATCCGAATAAGATCTCGCTCTAATTGGTTAACACCAGCCATTACAGTAATTAAGAATTGGCTGTATGGATTATCTTCTGATAAATCAAGCCATGTATCTTTTAGTGATTTTAAGCCTGCCTTTTTATTTCGTATGTTATCGATTAATTCAAATAGATCTTGTGTACTACGAGTGATTCGAGTTAAGTCTGTAACATAAATGATGTCATCTTCCTGTAAATCCTCTAACATTTTTTGAAGTTGCTCGCGATCCTTTGTTGCTCCTGAAACTTTCTCTTCATATATAATATCCATTCCGATCTCGTTCAGCTGCTGAAATTGTCTTGAAGGATTCTGGCTAGTCGAACTGACACGAATATAACCGATTTTCCGCAAAATATCACCTCATTTTTGAGACAAGTCTTATGAGACGCTCTTAACTATGATTTTATCAGTCTACTACACTTGTATCAATAGAGTACACTCTATTGATATATAATTGAACTAATTAACTGAATAATTAAAGAAACGAGATGATACTGTATGAAAATTGCGAGAGGTAGAGAATTGCTTACACCGGAACAGCGACAGGCTCTTATGTAAATTCCTGAAGATGAGTGGGTGCTAGGAACCTACTACACTTTTTCCAAACGAGATTTAGAAATTATAAATAAACGAAGGAGAGAAGAAAACCGTTTAGGGTTCGCCGTTCAATTAGCCGTTCTTCGGTATCCCAGTTGGCCATACACTCATATCAAAAGCATCCCGGATTCAGTCATACATTATATATCGAAACAAATCGGTGCCACTCCATCTTTGCTTAGTCTTTATCCTCAAAGAGAAAATACACTTTGGGATCATTTGAAAGAAATTCGAAGTTTACTCTAAAAGAATATCGAATGGTATTTAAGCATCTTCATCAATCAGCTTTGGAAAATGGTGATG
It includes:
- a CDS encoding sensor histidine kinase, producing the protein MGKILRGFRSKMIILLGLSMLLSSAITYLLFKVLQLYYYTNVSYGDTLAYFRKIIQNIGDLNVFLLLFITLSILFFFLLTKPYSAYFNEISKGIHYLAQGDFKHRVQILSNDEFSDIAQGINLASEKLEQAIERGDFSESSKEQLVVNLAHDLRTPLTSVLGYLDLILKDDSLTENQIRHYLTIAFTKSQRLERLIDELFELTRMNYGMLPIEKKQIDLSELLIQLKEELYPVFEKNDLIARMNITSPLSIMGDGELLARVFENLLINANRYGYEGQYVDINGFIDSEEVVIQVINYGDAIPPDELPHIFDMLYTGDKARTHQENSTGLGLFIAKNIVEQHNGTITAESDLIRTIFEVRLPMADS
- the vanR gene encoding VanR-FM family DNA-binding response regulator is translated as MKNITILIADDDVEIADLVAIHLEKEGYRVIKVSDGQETIDVIQTQPIDLLILDIMMPKMDGYEVTRRIREKHNMPIIFLSAKTSDFDKVQGLVIGADDYMTKPFIPIELVARVNAQLRRFMKLNQPKTKQNSNLAFGGLTISPEQRTVTLYGKNIELTPKEFEILYLLASNPNKVYSAEDIFQKVWGDAYYEGGNTVMVHIRTLRKKLEEDKRKNKLIKTVWGVGYKFNG
- a CDS encoding recombinase family protein codes for the protein MRKIGYIRVSSTSQNPSRQFQQLNEIGMDIIYEEKVSGATKDREQLQKMLEDLQEDDIIYVTDLTRITRSTQDLFELIDNIRNKKAGLKSLKDTWLDLSEDNPYSQFLITVMAGVNQLERDLIRMRQREGIELAKKEGKFKGRLKKYHKNHAGMNYAVKLYKEGNMTVNQICEITNVSRASLYRKLSEVNN